One genomic region from Torulaspora delbrueckii CBS 1146 chromosome 4, complete genome encodes:
- the TDEL0D01310 gene encoding uncharacterized protein (similar to Saccharomyces cerevisiae MDV1 (YJL112W) and CAF4 (YKR036C); ancestral locus Anc_1.247) translates to MSKNEQISQLGNALSTTAAAIFGSQNMEDTILSYSSPYKKVLHQAMTNLGSDGAIVSFRKRNNASGSFQSLSSAENGKSFFKNKFTDSKTSFKVLSYLSDDLLKDIPNERLDLDVSSHNRLLKENGESKSKKKDTNQGPSLFQGFEASLPIIDEALNNRGEGIKTIKESEEQGNEGYYDMGDRFMLPQGIKTEKITESYSKKFLNGLSEQVSDNLDLLEIQKKVAASEIREIDLKLQHLKLMRESVFKRIARIEQNELFLENNLNLVRDRQSFLEEYGLEVDSEVENESSSESLTSVSRSIADDQVIEQETSEGEQDQEPDDGANSDDHTDNAKSTNISPLMSRSIYQKLKTKEENPSKKLHNFYHDHNKKHRKTFPTLQQYYPRGSIINEFKEAHNDSITCLDFDVPFGTLCTAGHLDHSIKIWDLSQKKQTGQMAGHLASISCMQIDNRYNMLITGGRDAVLKMWNLNLGAQLYQEESDAIPSSETACVYTFDSHVDEITALSFDSGHLVSGSQDRTVRQWDLTSGKCLQTIDLSFAGRLSQTSSNSGSGLLTSTDTSPIIGALQCFDAALATGTRDGAVRLWDLRSGKIIRTLEGHTGAVTSLKFDSKNLITGSLDRSVRIWDLRTGTLADAFAYESPVLSLDFDFQSIVVANNEQTIQVVDRDDDKHWECGEENKYTDSTAQFVRYKDGYMVEGRSSGDVVAWAL, encoded by the coding sequence ATGTCCAAAAATGAGCAGATATCCCAGCTTGGGAATGCCCTCTCGACAACGGCAGCTGCGATCTTTGGATCGCAAAACATGGAAGATACCATTTTATCATACAGCAGTCCCTACAAGAAAGTACTTCACCAAGCAATGACTAATTTGGGGTCTGACGGGGCTATTGTTTCATTTAGGAAGAGAAACAATGCCTCTGGATCATTTCAGAGCTTGTCTTCAGCGGAAAACGGCAAAAGCTTTTTTAAGAACAAGTTCACCGATTCGAAGACAAGTTTCAAAGTCCTCAGTTACCTTAGCGATGACCTGTTAAAAGATATACCGAATGAAAGGTTGGATTTGGATGTATCCTCGCACAATAGACTTCTTAAAGAGAATGGAGAATCGAAGAGTAAGAAAAAAGACACAAACCAAGGTCCTTCTCTATTTCAGGGATTTGAAGCATCACTACCCATAATTGATGAAGCACTGAATAATCGAGGCGAGGGCATTAAGACAATAAAAGAATCCGAGGAACAGGGCAATGAAGGTTATTACGACATGGGTGACCGGTTTATGCTTCCGCAGGGAATAAAGACGGAAAAGATCACTGAATCCTACTCcaaaaaattcttgaatggtCTGTCAGAGCAAGTTTCGGATAATCTAGACCTTCTTGAGATACAGAAGAAAGTCGCTGCCAGCGAAATCAGAGAAATCGATCTCAAATTACAACATCTGAAACTAATGAGGGAGTCAGTCTTTAAAAGAATCGCCAGAATTGAACAGAATGAATTGTTTTTGGAAAACAACTTGAATTTAGTGAGAGATAGGCAATCGTTTCTGGAGGAGTACGGTCTTGAAGTTGACAGCGAAGTGGAGAATGAATCTTCAAGCGAATCATTAACTAGCGTCTCGCGAAGTATCGCCGACGACCAAGTCATTGAGCAAGAGACATCTGAAGGCGAACAGGATCAGGAGCCCGACGATGGAGCAAATTCTGACGATCACACTGACAATGCTAAATCAACCAACATTTCCCCATTGATGAGTCGGTCAATATACCAGAAACTTAAAACCAAGGAGGAAAACCcctccaagaaattgcatAACTTTTATCATGATCACAATAAAAAGCACAGGAAGACGTTCCCAACTTTACAGCAATATTATCCACGAGGCTCGATCATAAATGAGTTCAAAGAAGCCCATAATGACTCAATCACATGCCTCGATTTTGATGTACCGTTTGGCACTCTATGTACAGCTGGTCACCTCGATCATTCCATCAAGATATGGGATCTCTCTCAAAAGAAACAAACAGGCCAGATGGCTGGGCATTTGGCAAGTATCAGTTGCATGCAGATCGACAACCGTTACAACATGTTAATTACGGGTGGTAGAGATGCAGTACTCAAAATGTGGAATCTTAATCTGGGGGCGCAATTgtatcaagaagaaagtgatgCTATACCAAGTTCTGAAACTGCTTGTGTCTACACGTTCGACTCCCACGTCGATGAGATCACCGCGTTATCCTTCGACTCCGGTCATTTAGTCAGTGGTTCTCAAGATAGAACTGTACGCCAATGGGATCTGACCAGCGGGAAATGTCTGCAAACGATTGATTTGAGTTTCGCAGGTCGTTTGAGCCAAACCTCTTCCAATTCAGGCTCTGGTTTGCTCACATCAACGGATACTTCTCCAATCATCGGAGCATTACAATGTTTCGATGCAGCCCTTGCCACAGGTACGAGAGATGGTGCGGTTAGACTATGGGACTTGAGATCGGGCAAGATCATCAGGACATTAGAGGGCCATACAGGCGCGGTGACTTCGCTTAAATTCGATTCGAAAAACCTCATCACTGGTTCGCTTGATCGAAGTGTAAGAATTTGGGATCTCAGAACAGGCACATTAGCAGACGCTTTTGCGTACGAATCTCCTGTTCTATCGCTTGATTTCGATTTCCAGAGCATAGTTGTTGCCAATAATGAACAAACAATCCAAGTGGTCGACAGAGATGACGACAAGCATTGGGAATGCGGCGAGGAAAATAAGTACACAGATTCTACAGCACAATTTGTGAGATACAAAGATGGTTACATGGTCGAAGGGCGCAGTAGCGGTGATGTTGTCGCATGGGCACTATAG
- the SPC34 gene encoding Spc34p (similar to Saccharomyces cerevisiae SPC34 (YKR037C); ancestral locus Anc_1.246), with product MSETLDLCIEEINRSIESISTLYFKPPGIFHNAVVHDQQGRGYSSIITKLIRDCNPKEELSLFKMDKQERIHTRKDGKRGNLDYLVERDAHLRRNRHIGIPDEKPIIQVPKEFYLKQHDEALAEKRKLVKGYNFDMESGVNSSGSNVYDLLLSKFKDEEVVSLIHALQNGSVLMGSEDGESRRKTMFVEDFPTEAILQVLHEVSTQWPLAEYKQAYSQHLNDYSNFNSEIELLRGEIQLQEEQLHLHKVNSSSSHVVARLIEKERRDIDALEKELIRQQELIKNTIETSG from the coding sequence ATGTCCGAAACACTCGATCTATGCATAGAAGAGATCAATAGATCGATAGAATCCATATCTACACTATACTTTAAACCCCCAGGGATCTTTCATAATGCGGTTGTACATGATCAGCAAGGAAGAGGGTATAGTTCGATAATAACGAAACTAATACGGGACTGCAATCCGAAAGAAGAGCTCTCACTTTTCAAGATGGACAAGCAGGAACGTATTCATACGAGAAAGGACGGCAAAAGAGGAAATTTGGACTACTTAGTCGAAAGAGATGCCCATCTTCGAAGAAACAGACATATTGGGATACCTGATGAGAAGCCAATAATACAAGTACCAAAGGAATTCTATCTTAAGCAACATGACGAAGCCCTGGCAGAGAAACGGAAGTTAGTAAAGGGCTACAATTTCGACATGGAATCGGGCGTAAATAGTAGTGGTTCCAATGTCTATGATTTACTCTtatcaaaattcaaagatgaagaagttgtgAGTCTGATACATGCACTTCAAAACGGGAGTGTTTTAATGGGGAGTGAGGATGGTgaaagcagaagaaagacgATGTTTGTAGAAGATTTTCCCACAGAGGCCATTCTTCAGGTACTACATGAGGTCTCCACTCAATGGCCACTGGCCGAGTACAAACAGGCCTACTCCCAACACCTGAATGACTACAGCAACTTCAATTCTGAGATAGAACTTCTGAGGGGCGAAATacaattacaagaagagcaGTTGCATTTGCATAAAGTCAACTCGTCATCCTCTCATGTGGTGGCACGTttaattgagaaagagagaagagacATAGATGCATTAGAGAAAGAGCTGATACGCCAACAGGAGTTAATCAAAAATACAATAGAAACATCTGGTTAA
- the LSB6 gene encoding 1-phosphatidylinositol 4-kinase LSB6 (similar to Saccharomyces cerevisiae LSB6 (YJL100W); ancestral locus Anc_1.266) encodes MKQADHCGGSNLVTSNTYDWLQYRDELDERRKGSGGNLGVLDSSFPHDHWEIQYSVFKPLERYNTSLPSLDRGRAKQHFLDVVKECIEALNVKRIELSRIKTGSSGSYFVYGTEGQTLGVFKPKEEEPYGPLSPKWSKWAHRTFFPCFFGRSCLIPNLGYICESAACLLDQRLQTNLVPYTDTVILESSKFYDKRQTWLFLCTVEPRKQKKLGSFQLFLKDYVGADEFLDKFPLPGMYRDNLPKMKKDQSSATSGSCDENLATVVSTTPDKFEWTGANLTKFRLELEKLIILDYIMRNTDRGLDNWMIKVEPVNDGFEWDIKLAAIDNGLAFPWKHPDEWRSYPYGWLYLPLQILAQPFSEATRSHFLPILTDVKWWDESYREFTSLFSKDSDFKLRMWKKQWAVLKGQAFNVVETLKDLRQGPLELVRRTRCLVVEETMQVPTLNPIMSAAISESMPLEASSPMALYSTPKGVSEHTQHLSGISPAAFPSATNCANPHDHNEEHISTMKTVIIERLQVVNSTPVFTWY; translated from the coding sequence ATGAAGCAGGCAGATCATTGTGGGGGTTCGAATTTGGTGACTTCGAACACTTATGACTGGTTGCAGTATCGTGATgagcttgatgaaagaCGTAAAGGCAGTGGTGGGAATTTGGGTGTGCTAGATAGCAGCTTCCCACACGACCACTGGGAGATTCAATACTCTGTATTCAAACCATTGGAAAGATATAATACGAGCCTTCCTAGTCTAGATCGAGGAAGGGCTAAACAGCACTTCTTAGACGTGGTAAAAGAATGTATCGAAGCTCTCAATGTCAAAAGGATCGAACTTAGTAGGATTAAGACGGGATCTAGCGGATCGTATTTCGTTTATGGTACAGAGGGACAAACCCTTGGGGTATTTAAGCCTAAGGAAGAGGAGCCTTATGGTCCTTTGTCTCCTAAATGGTCGAAATGGGCTCACAGGACTTTCTTTCCCTGCTTCTTTGGTCGGAGCTGCTTGATTCCAAATTTGGGCTACATTTGTGAAAGTGCTGCCTGTCTGCTAGATCAGCGATTACAAACCAATTTGGTGCCTTATACGGATACTGTGATATTGGAGTCGTCAAAGTTTTATGACAAGAGGCAAACTTGGCTATTTTTATGTACAGTAGAGCCAaggaagcagaagaaactgggctcttttcaattgttcttgaaggatTACGTTGGTGCTGACGAGTTCCTTGATAAATTCCCACTTCCTGGGATGTATAGAGACAATCtaccaaagatgaagaaagatcagAGCTCCGCCACTAGTGGGAGTTGCGATGAAAACCTTGCGACTGTTGTATCAACGACTCCAGATAAGTTCGAATGGACTGGGGCAAATCTTACCAAATTTAGACTGGAGCTCGAAAAACTGATCATCTTGGATTATATTATGAGAAATACTGATCGTGGTCTCGATAATTGGATGATTAAAGTCGAGCCTGTGAATGATGGGTTTGAGTGGGATATCAAGCTGGCGGCCATCGATAACGGGCTGGCTTTTCCATGGAAACACCCTGACGAATGGAGGTCATACCCATACGGATGGCTCTATTTACCGCTCCAGATCTTGGCACAACCGTTTTCTGAAGCCACACGATCGCATTTCTTACCCATACTCACGGATGTCAAATGGTGGGATGAATCTTACCGAGAATTCACTAGCCTGTTCAGCAAGGATTCAGATTTCAAGCTCAGAATGTGGAAAAAACAGTGGGCTGTCTTGAAAGGGCAAGCCTTCAATGTTGTCGAAACACTTAAGGACCTCCGGCAAGGGCCCTTGGAGCTGGTAAGACGTACGCGGTGTCTAGTGGTAGAGGAAACCATGCAGGTACCGACATTGAATCCAATAATGAGTGCTGCGATAAGTGAGTCAATGCCTCTGGAGGCATCATCACCAATGGCTCTTTATTCTACTCCAAAGGGTGTCTCAGAGCATACGCAGCATCTGAGTGGTATATCACCAGCAGCGTTCCCGTCAGCCACCAATTGTGCAAATCCACATGATCATAATGAAGAGCATATTTCAACCATGAAAACTGTGATTATAGAACGTTTGCAAGTAGTTAACTCAACACCAGTTTTTACTTGGTATTAG
- the KAE1 gene encoding tRNA N6-adenosine threonylcarbamoyltransferase (similar to Saccharomyces cerevisiae KAE1 (YKR038C); ancestral locus Anc_1.245) — MVNLNTVRPKNGRDYYIALGLEGSANKLGVGVLKHPLLPQHEDGDLSFNCHAEILANVRDTYITPPGEGFLPRDTARHHKNWCIRLIKQALKEASIVNPSLDIDVICFTKGPGMGAPLHSVAIAARTCSLLWEVPLIGVNHCVGHIEMGREITKAVNPVVLYVSGGNTQVIAYSEKRYRIFGETLDIAIGNCLDRFARTLRIPNAPSPGYNIEQLAKRCANKETLLELPYTVKGMDLSMSGILAYIDSLAKDLFRGNKKNKTLFDPKTGEQKVTVEDLCYSLQENLFAMLVEITERAMAHVNSNQVLIVGGVGCNVRLQEMMQMMCEDRANGQVHATDERFCIDNGVMIAQAGLLQYRMGDVVKDLKETVVTQKFRTDEVYVAWRE, encoded by the coding sequence ATGGTAAACCTTAATACTGTGCGACCAAAAAATGGGAGAGACTATTACATAGCTTTGGGGTTGGAAGGCTCGGCCAACAAACTGGGCGTAGGTGTATTGAAGCATCCCCTTTTACCACAACATGAAGATGGGGACCTCTCGTTCAATTGCCACGCAGAAATCCTAGCCAATGTAAGAGATACGTATATCACTCCACCTGGTGAAGGGTTTCTACCTCGTGATACGGCTAGACATCACAAGAACTGGTGTATTAGACTTATAAAACAAGCTTTAAAAGAGGCTTCTATTGTTAATCCCTCGCTAGATATCGATGTTATTTGCTTTACTAAAGGTCCAGGAATGGGTGCTCCATTGCATTCTGTGGCCATTGCGGCCAGAACCTGTTCACTGCTGTGGGAAGTCCCGTTAATTGGTGTTAACCATTGTGTTGGACACATAGAAATGGGTCGCGAGATAACAAAAGCTGTCAATCCAGTTGTACTATATGTGAGTGGTGGGAACACACAGGTTATTGCATACTCGGAAAAAAGATATAGAATATTTGGGGAGACATTAGATATAGCTATCGGTAACTGTCTCGAcagatttgcaagaacGTTAAGAATTCCAAATGCACCATCACCAGGATACAATATCGAGCAATTAGCAAAGAGATGTGCCAATAAAGAGACTCTCCTAGAGCTACCGTATACCGTGAAGGGAATGGACTTGTCTATGAGCGGCATTCTAGCTTATATCGATTCGTTAGCCAAAGATCTCTTCAGAGGAAATAAGAAAAATAAGACATTGTTCGACCCAAAGACTGGGGAACAAAAAGTTACCGTGGAAGATCTCTGttattctttgcaagagaaTTTATTTGCCATGTTGGTGGAGATAACAGAACGAGCAATGGCCCATGTGAACTCGAATCAAGTGCTTATAGTCGGTGGGGTTGGTTGTAACGTCCGACTACAAGAAATGATGCAAATGATGTGCGAGGATAGAGCCAATGGACAAGTGCATGCGACAGACGAAAGGTTCTGTATCGACAACGGTGTTATGATAGCACAAGCTGGACTTTTGCAGTACAGGATGGGAGATGTGGTAAAAGATCTCAAGGAAACAGTTGTTACACAAAAATTCAGGACCGATGAGGTCTATGTCGCTTGGCGTGAATGA
- the CHS6 gene encoding Chs6p (similar to Saccharomyces cerevisiae CHS6 (YJL099W) and BCH2 (YKR027W); ancestral locus Anc_1.267), translated as MNLLRLAKSNSSKPTVAKNSKQHGASGFFPEDDVLNSQESKKPNASPYSLKEFPRIIEHRFGESLGNRTRMLSELVASEKLRLGPPDMVHVTLLDKFYKEEIGEYFYITGVDLSSESMPIAFLKMMRFDRSERQRSDENQISTYCCVNIFRQLDIRIRYESDNNYQINAVDCRTGTTTVQLSDEIWQETFVSCCLRSLITNVDSVRKLPGLVEYPFAISHGGINNCQRVIKTLCQFLPRFLECGWNSSKSVHATILHNYLTEALMLFLSVAPGLIDYAIETLRELIKDDPSNEFYYCIVLIAIMEQDGEKDLEMISLLNQVLEPLLLELDNAPPRDSSSLLLINCIAELLNLQARFLLKREDYEMALSVAKISSGLSSDSFDAWFYLAKCYIKLEDYEQALMAINCMPHLPNFDKIDQALCYDPTLIGYYKRPLGGTVSRCDLTSFEISNISGTLKISKEAELREIIFGRIVMPNESERGKITEIWNNSCLSLGPIYGPHSHNLINFVSPQEVKSVADIKLLARNTMAKLLSWFDEKVYELLLEISSKLGWNGLLKLRSDLFVMEKEYSDENTVKLNPDGTIPTNLKRKRLCERWLDQQFLDLYEDLRISTSSDGRRDVLYSGLEWELLGLILLRTWNWQDAVACLRTSIMARFDIVSCKKLLALYMAQDSHDTNAMDPDVVLELVTQKISYECRFYDSFQIQNLQVLYKLSEHLGTNIVRNRVMALPLAERGIVSMVESMLDWVKEMTASNRID; from the coding sequence ATGAACCTATTGAGATTGGCCAAGTCCAACTCATCAAAGCCAACCGTTGCGAAGAACAGTAAACAACATGGTGCTTCAGGGTTCTTCCCTGAAGATGATGTACTTAACTCTCaggaatcaaagaagcccAATGCATCCCCATATagtttgaaagagttcCCCCGTATAATTGAACACCGATTTGGAGAGAGTCTGGGCAATAGGACGCGGATGCTAAGTGAATTGGTTGCGAGTGAGAAACTACGACTTGGTCCGCCTGACATGGTCCATGTAACATTACTGGATAAATTCTACAAGGAGGAAATTGGTGAATACTTCTACATAACAGGAGTAGATCTATCAAGTGAGTCAATGCCAATtgctttcttgaagatgatgagatttGATCGTAGCGAAAGGCAGAGGTCCGATGAGAACCAGATCTCTACATATTGTTGTGTTAATATCTTCAGGCAACTTGATATACGAATTCGTTATGAATCTGACAACAATTATCAAATAAATGCAGTTGATTGTCGTACGGGAACTACGACTGTTCAGTTAAGTGACGAGATCTGGCAAGAAACCTTTGTCAGTTGTTGTCTGAGAAGTCTCATAACGAATGTGGATTCTGTAAGAAAGCTACCGGGACTAGTGGAGTATCCTTTCGCTATTTCACACGGTGGGATAAATAATTGCCAGAGAGTGATTAAAACATTGTGCCAATTTTTGCCCCGTTTCTTGGAGTGTGGTTGGAATTCTTCGAAGAGTGTTCATGCTACTATTCTGCACAATTATTTGACTGAAGCCCTTATGTTGTTCTTGTCAGTGGCCCCAGGGTTGATCGACTACGCTATCGAAACGTTACGAGAACTGATCAAGGACGACCCTAGCAATGAATTTTATTATTGCATAGTTTTGATTGCGATCATGGAGCAAGATGGCGAAAAAGACCTTGAAATGATatctcttttgaatcaaGTACTCGAGCCGCTTCTCTTAGAGTTAGACAATGCTCCACCTCGTGACAGCAGTTCATTATTGTTGATTAACTGCATTGCAGAATTACTAAACTTACAAGCAAGGTTTCTGCTCAAGAGAGAAGACTACGAAATGGCCCTGTCGGTGGCTAAAATCTCAAGCGGACTCTCCTCGGATTCTTTCGATGCTTGGTTCTACCTAGCCAAGTGCTATATCAAGCTGGAAGACTACGAACAGGCGTTGATGGCAATTAACTGTATGCCCCATTTACCTAATTTTGACAAGATAGACCAAGCTCTATGCTACGATCCTACTTTAATCGGTTATTACAAGAGACCACTGGGTGGTACAGTATCCAGATGCGATTTGACCTCCTTCGAGATCAGTAACATCAGCGGTACTTTAAAGATATCGAAAGAAGCAGAGCTTCGTGAAATAATATTCGGTAGAATAGTGATGCCCAACGAGTCTGAGAGGGGTAAGATCACAGAGATATGGAACAACTCGTGTCTAAGTCTGGGCCCGATCTACGGACCTCACTCAcacaatttgataaatttcgTTTCACCACAGGAAGTGAAATCTGTCGCAGATATAAAGTTACTCGCGAGAAACACCATGGCCAAGTTACTCAGTTGGTTCGATGAAAAAGTTTACGAATTACTGCTAGAAATCTCCAGCAAGTTAGGCTGGAACGGACTCTTAAAACTAAGATCGGACCTATTTGTCATGGAAAAGGAATACAGTGACGAAAACACAGTGAAACTGAACCCCGACGGTACCATACCAACTAACCTAAAACGGAAAAGACTGTGCGAAAGATGGCTCGACCAACAATTCCTCGATCTCTACGAAGACTTACGCATAAGCACTTCTTCTGACGGTCGCCGCGATGTCCTATACAGCGGTCTAGAATGGGAACTACTTGGACTAATCCTTCTGAGGACGTGGAACTGGCAAGACGCAGTGGCCTGTCTCAGGACCAGTATCATGGCTCGTTTCGACATAGTCAGTTGCAAGAAATTGCTCGCACTCTACATGGCTCAGGATTCCCACGATACAAACGCAATGGATCCAGACGTCGTTCTCGAGCTGGTAACCCAGAAGATTTCCTACGAGTGCCGATTCTACGACAGTTTCCAGATCCAGAACCTACAAGTCCTCTACAAGCTCAGCGAACATCTTGGCACTAACATCGTACGCAATCGCGTCATGGCGCTGCCCCTCGCAGAGAGGGGCATCGTCAGCATGGTCGAATCAATGCTCGACTGGGTAAAAGAGATGACAGCGTCTAACCGCATCGACTGA
- the GSH1 gene encoding glutamate--cysteine ligase (similar to Saccharomyces cerevisiae GSH1 (YJL101C); ancestral locus Anc_1.265): MGLLSLGTPLEFLESRDQNENVRQNGVEQLLYVFQAASKRDNDPLYWGDEIEYMMVDFDDNKQNAMLDVTHDEVLTTLNTDEYALCAAHNVHFHPEYGRFMLEATPNVPFKGYPGEYIEFNMQQRRYVAGLAYDKLPKNGSERLELLTLAVFPRMGCTDSVNIPDVWKHKKNTASCSLFLPDEVINRHIRFPTLTKNIRTRRGEKVCIQVPMYKDRNTPEKDDTVRERDWFPREDKESKLASKPGFIYMDAMGFGMGCSCLQTTFQAPNLDKARILYDFFANFAPVTLALSAASPIFKGWLADQDVRWSVISDAVDDRTPQERSVQPLLPEYNKDGYGGIAPELYDKVQRIPKSRYSTVDLFLGGSKFFNRSYNDTEVPVNERVLNSLLENHIAPLDYDLAKHFAHLYIRDPLVIFQENIYQDNKTSTNHFENIQSTNWQTLRIKPPTQEAVPDNKDVPGWRVEFRPLEIQLTDFENAAYSIFTYLLAEYLLTFSEEVNPYMPMSQIWQNMETAHKRDALREEEFYWKDSFEADNGKTSELTINEIFHNKNNGIFAKFINPILCHKGFVHERWEELKESSEHLRLYYYLKLISNRASGKTPSIAKFLRDFVLDHKDYKQDSRVSKIINYDLLELCGRITRLDDSNGELTKLFGSEIATYLPRSKLKVKKN; this comes from the coding sequence ATGGGTCTGTTATCTTTAGGGACCCCATTGGAGTTTTTAGAGTCCAGGGATCAGAATGAGAACGTAAGGCAAAATGGTGTGGAACAGCTGTTGTACGTTTTCCAGGCAGCTTCCAAGAGGGATAATGATCCCTTGTATTGGGGAGATGAAATTGAGTACATGATGGTTGACTTTGACGATAACAAGCAGAATGCTATGTTAGACGTTACACACGATGAAGTGCTCACTACATTAAATACAGATGAATATGCGCTTTGTGCGGCTCATAACGTTCATTTCCATCCGGAATACGGTAGATTCATGCTCGAAGCTACGCCCAATGTTCCATTTAAAGGTTATCCGGGGGAATATATCGAATTTAATATGCAACAGAGACGGTATGTCGCTGGGCTGGCCTACGACAAGTTGCCAAAGAATGGATCGGAGCGGTTGGAATTGCTAACACTCGCGGTTTTTCCACGTATGGGTTGTACGGACTCGGTGAACATTCCAGATGTGTGGAAACATAAGAAGAATACAGCTTCTTGTTCGTTATTCTTGCCCGATGAGGTTATAAACAGACACATTAGGTTCCCAACTTTGACGAAGAACATTAGGACTAGGCGTGGTGAGAAAGTTTGTATCCAGGTACCAATGTACAAGGATCGTAACACTCCAGAGAAAGACGACACTGTGAGGGAGCGTGATTGGTTTCCGAGGGAGGATAAAGAGTCGAAGTTGGCTTCGAAACCAGGGTTCATCTATATGGATGCTATGGGATTTGGTATGGGTTGTAGTTGTTTGCAGACTACTTTCCAAGCTCCGAATCTGGATAAAGCTCGTATCCTGTACGATTTTTTTGCCAATTTCGCTCCTGTTACACTTGCCCTCTCGGCTGCCTCACCGATCTTTAAAGGTTGGTTGGCCGATCAGGATGTTCGTTGGAGTGTGATTTCGGACGCTGTCGATGATCGTACTCCGCAAGAACGTAGTGTCCAGCCTCTATTACCAGAATACAATAAAGATGGATACGGTGGCATTGCTCCAGAACTCTACGATAAAGTGCAAAGAATACCGAAATCAAGATACAGTACCGTCGATTTGTTTCTGGGAGGTAgtaaattcttcaacagaagTTATAATGACACTGAAGTGCCGGTCAACGAAAGAGTGTTGAACAGTCTTCTGGAGAATCATATTGCTCCTCTGGATTATGATTTAGCCAAGCATTTTGCCCATTTGTATATCAGAGATCCTTTGGTAATCTTCCAGGAAAACATTTATCAGGACAATAAGACCTCTACAAACCATTTTGAGAATATACAAAGTACCAATTGGCAAACTTTGCGTATAAAGCCACCAACGCAAGAAGCTGTTCCGGACAACAAAGATGTCCCAGGTTGGAGAGTCGAGTTTAGACCTTTGGAGATTCAATTGACAGACTTTGAAAATGCTGCATACTCTATCTTCACTTATCTCCTAGCTGAGTACCTCTTGACATTCTCAGAGGAAGTCAATCCCTACATGCCAATGTCCCAAATTTGGCAAAACATGGAGACAGCTCATAAACGGGACGCTTTGCGTGAGGAAGAATTTTACTGGAAGGATTCTTTCGAGGCTGACAATGGAAAGACTTCTGAATTGACCATCAATGAGATTTTCCATAACAAAAACAATGGTATTTTCgccaaatttatcaatccGATTTTATGCCACAAGGGTTTCGTGCACGAACGGTGGGAAGAACTCAAGGAATCATCTGAGCATCTAAGATTATATTACtatttgaagctcattTCAAATAGAGCAAGCGGTAAGACACCAAGTATCGCCAAGTTTTTGAGAGACTTTGTCTTAGATCATAAGGATTATAAGCAAGATTCAAGAGTTTCAAAGATTATCAACTACGATTTGTTGGAACTATGTGGCCGGATCACGCGCCTTGACGATTCCAATGGAGAGCTAACTAAACTTTTCGGTAGCGAGATAGCAACCTACCTTCCACGCAGCAAGCTcaaggtgaagaaaaactGA